A single genomic interval of Christensenellaceae bacterium 44-20 harbors:
- a CDS encoding DegV family protein, protein MIAIVTDSTAGLTRQEAKDLGVVCIPMTYTVAGTVYAENFLNENGDFERFIAAGGNELHTSQASIGSYMKAFASLRSADVQVLCLTISSRLSGTFSNASVCARELGGGGIRVVDSHTTAGGLLILIRQARRMLDQGYSLDQTAQAILAMRSQIETWFSVADMAPLRRSGRLGPVRQSVGTILNLRPLLSCREGAVVSCGMAHGKAEQLRGLAKNVPPHAQDVLVEYISEKDSALRLAKMLEEKCGCAVPIRRVGPVLGIHLGLDVISAIWRDPEK, encoded by the coding sequence ATGATCGCAATCGTAACCGACAGCACCGCCGGGCTCACCCGGCAAGAGGCCAAAGACCTCGGCGTCGTTTGCATTCCTATGACGTATACCGTCGCCGGGACGGTATACGCAGAAAATTTCCTCAATGAAAACGGCGATTTCGAGCGTTTTATCGCTGCCGGAGGGAACGAACTGCATACTTCCCAGGCCTCCATCGGCTCTTATATGAAGGCGTTCGCCAGCCTGCGCAGCGCGGATGTTCAGGTGCTCTGCCTGACTATCTCTTCCCGGCTCTCGGGAACTTTCTCCAACGCTTCCGTCTGCGCGCGGGAGCTGGGCGGGGGCGGCATCCGGGTCGTGGATTCGCATACGACGGCCGGCGGCCTGCTCATCCTCATCCGCCAGGCACGCCGGATGCTGGATCAGGGCTATTCTTTAGACCAGACGGCGCAGGCCATCCTGGCTATGCGCAGCCAAATCGAGACCTGGTTCTCTGTCGCGGATATGGCGCCATTGCGGCGCAGCGGCAGGCTGGGGCCCGTCCGCCAGTCTGTGGGCACGATTTTGAACCTGCGCCCGCTTCTCTCCTGCCGGGAAGGGGCGGTCGTCTCCTGCGGCATGGCGCACGGCAAGGCCGAGCAGCTGCGCGGACTGGCAAAGAATGTCCCGCCCCATGCCCAGGACGTTTTAGTGGAATATATCAGCGAGAAGGATTCCGCCCTGCGCCTGGCCAAAATGCTGGAGGAAAAATGCGGGTGCGCAGTTCCCATCCGCCGGGTCGGGCCCGTGCTGGGCATTCACCTGGGGCTGGACGTCATCAGCGCCATCTGGCGGGATCCGGAAAAATAA